The proteins below come from a single Pandoraea apista genomic window:
- a CDS encoding response regulator transcription factor, whose protein sequence is MRILLVEDDTMIGEAMMQALKDASYAADWCRDGDAALAALAAHAYDLMLLDLGLPGRDGWEVLRAHRGAGGRTPIIVVTARDGAEDIIQGLDLGADDFVVKPFEVGELLARMRAVIRRQAGVAVPVLTNGALALDPATHQASYGENSCVLSAREYALLHALMLRPGTILSRDALEHRLYGWGEEIESNMIDFLIHSIRKKLGADVIRNIRGAGWLVPKA, encoded by the coding sequence ATGCGGATATTGCTCGTAGAAGACGACACCATGATCGGCGAGGCCATGATGCAGGCGCTCAAGGACGCCTCGTATGCGGCCGACTGGTGCCGCGACGGCGACGCTGCGCTGGCGGCCCTCGCGGCCCATGCCTATGACCTCATGCTGCTCGACCTCGGCCTGCCCGGACGCGACGGCTGGGAGGTGCTGCGAGCCCATCGCGGCGCGGGCGGGCGCACGCCGATCATCGTTGTGACGGCGCGCGATGGCGCCGAAGACATTATTCAGGGGCTCGATCTCGGGGCCGACGACTTCGTTGTGAAACCGTTCGAAGTCGGCGAATTGCTCGCACGCATGCGCGCCGTGATCCGCCGTCAGGCCGGTGTGGCAGTGCCGGTGCTGACCAACGGCGCACTCGCGCTCGATCCCGCAACGCATCAGGCGAGCTACGGCGAAAACAGTTGCGTGCTCTCGGCGCGCGAATACGCGCTGCTCCATGCCCTGATGCTGCGCCCCGGTACGATCCTCTCGCGCGATGCGCTGGAGCACCGTCTGTACGGCTGGGGCGAAGAGATCGAGAGCAACATGATCGACTTCCTGATTCACTCGATTCGCAAGAAGCTCGGTGCGGATGTCATCCGTAACATCCGTGGCGCAGGCTGGCTGGTGCCCAAGGCATGA